One genomic segment of Schlesneria paludicola DSM 18645 includes these proteins:
- a CDS encoding SIS domain-containing protein yields the protein MIEGKPPYSQFNLITDMVTAANVIRTFDPTVVKAAATQIAKAGKLLMTGEGSSRMFPAKSAIAHSRRKGWPCTLITEAGRQSQEYDLNGWAVLGMSNSGRTAEVIRLFNGLKAANSPWLYSLTAMPQSPLEALSTSGRVLTCGKEGAVAATKSVVEQALYCRALVESIAGQETLAGRLSTLADQFLAALALPIDAEISQKMAKATSIYFAGRNDGVAEELTLKTNEIARKRGDYLEGTYAVHGIEEAMQADDVVVWIDPFEESEQKFHDVLVKGVGLTVIAISTRKTLFPTIQIPDAGDLSVFVQLAAGWNLLVEAGLKLNINIDKPERARKVGNEFVG from the coding sequence GTGATCGAAGGCAAACCTCCCTATTCGCAATTCAACCTGATTACCGACATGGTCACCGCCGCGAATGTCATTCGGACATTTGATCCGACGGTGGTCAAAGCCGCCGCGACACAGATCGCCAAGGCGGGAAAATTGCTGATGACCGGCGAAGGCTCGAGCCGGATGTTCCCCGCGAAGAGTGCCATCGCCCATTCGCGCCGCAAGGGCTGGCCCTGCACGCTGATCACCGAAGCGGGACGTCAGTCGCAAGAGTACGATCTGAACGGCTGGGCCGTGCTCGGCATGTCGAACTCGGGCCGCACCGCCGAAGTGATTCGGCTGTTCAATGGCCTGAAAGCCGCCAACAGCCCCTGGCTGTACAGCCTGACGGCGATGCCTCAATCACCGCTGGAGGCCCTGTCCACCAGCGGCCGTGTGCTGACCTGCGGCAAAGAGGGGGCCGTGGCGGCGACGAAAAGCGTCGTCGAGCAGGCGCTCTACTGCCGTGCACTGGTCGAAAGTATCGCCGGACAGGAAACGCTCGCCGGCCGCTTGTCGACGCTCGCCGACCAATTCCTGGCGGCACTCGCACTGCCGATCGATGCCGAGATTTCCCAGAAGATGGCCAAGGCCACCTCGATCTACTTCGCGGGACGAAACGATGGTGTCGCCGAGGAACTGACACTGAAAACCAACGAAATCGCCCGCAAACGGGGTGACTATCTCGAAGGAACCTACGCCGTCCACGGAATCGAAGAAGCGATGCAGGCCGACGACGTGGTGGTCTGGATCGATCCGTTCGAAGAGTCCGAACAGAAGTTCCACGATGTCCTCGTGAAAGGTGTCGGCCTGACCGTCATTGCGATCTCCACTCGCAAGACACTGTTCCCCACGATTCAAATTCCCGACGCCGGCGACCTCTCGGTCTTCGTCCAGCTTGCGGCCGGTTGGAACCTGCTGGTCGAAGCAGGCCTGAAACTGAATATCAACATCGACAAACCCGAACGCGCCCGCAAAGTCGGCAACGAATTCGTCGGCTAA
- a CDS encoding sugar phosphate isomerase/epimerase family protein: MRSAMRLGYNTNGTTGHRWDQAIELMAECGYRSVAITVDHHCLDPFSEKLANELDRMRRLLDRFQMTSVIETGARFLLDPCHKHEPTLVSPAADARAVRVDFLRRCIQLAKELNSDAVSFWAGILRDDAPDQVAYQRLADGCQAVLDTAVAAGVRLAFEPEPGMLVQTFDDYRRLLAMVDGPGFGLAVDIGHVHCLESQSISAGLSEWRDRLYTLHIEDMHRGVHDHLRFGEGTIDFPPVFRTLKEIGYTGSVNVELSRHSHVAPEVMRESFEFLSPLVS; encoded by the coding sequence ATGAGGTCGGCGATGCGGCTGGGTTACAATACCAACGGGACGACAGGACATCGCTGGGATCAGGCCATCGAACTGATGGCCGAGTGTGGATACCGGTCCGTCGCGATTACCGTTGACCACCACTGCCTCGATCCGTTTTCAGAAAAACTTGCGAACGAACTGGATCGAATGCGTCGCTTGCTCGACCGCTTTCAAATGACGTCCGTCATCGAAACGGGGGCTCGCTTTTTGCTTGATCCCTGCCACAAGCACGAACCGACGTTGGTCAGTCCCGCGGCCGATGCCCGGGCCGTTCGCGTCGATTTCCTCAGGCGCTGCATTCAGCTTGCGAAAGAGCTCAATTCGGACGCGGTGTCGTTCTGGGCTGGCATCCTGCGTGACGACGCCCCTGATCAGGTGGCGTATCAGCGTCTGGCCGATGGTTGCCAGGCGGTACTGGATACGGCGGTGGCGGCCGGGGTGCGCCTCGCCTTCGAACCGGAACCGGGGATGCTCGTTCAGACCTTTGACGATTACCGACGGCTGCTCGCGATGGTCGACGGACCCGGTTTCGGACTGGCCGTCGATATCGGGCACGTCCATTGTCTTGAGTCACAATCGATCTCGGCGGGGCTGAGCGAATGGCGGGATCGGCTGTATACATTGCACATCGAAGACATGCATCGCGGCGTTCATGACCATTTGCGTTTCGGAGAAGGGACGATCGATTTTCCGCCCGTGTTCCGCACTCTGAAAGAGATCGGCTACACCGGCAGTGTGAATGTCGAACTGAGTCGCCACAGTCACGTGGCCCCCGAAGTCATGCGTGAATCCTTCGAGTTCCTTTCGCCGCTCGTTTCCTGA
- a CDS encoding DEAD/DEAH box helicase, with the protein MEQAPPCFEDLGLSQDLLVSIKRAGFTLPSPIQSAFVPVALTGRDCIGQARTGTGKTAAFVLPILDLIDLDDPRTQALVLTPTRELSQQVSNEVERLAFKSAVTTACLVGGRPIRQQMKQLEEGAQVVIGTPGRVIDLMGRRLLKMPDLKIVVLDEADRMLDIGFRPDIEKILRQCPEERQTLLLSATLPSPVERLARRYMKDPQRIDVSIASVSHDTIDQYYVTVDHHRKFGALVRLLVQERPQQAIVFTRTKRGAEEVHRRFAGRLPKMAFIHGDLAQSARDRVMREFREGEIRLLIATDVMGRGIDVSGISHIINYDIPEDCDDYVHRIGRTGRLSSTEGQGAAITFVAPDEGQQLTNVEIRINQMLNAYPLTGIDPVEKKRTIKHVSELPPPIARHHVVDEDDFWSVD; encoded by the coding sequence ATGGAGCAAGCTCCTCCCTGTTTTGAAGATTTGGGACTTAGTCAGGACCTGCTGGTCTCGATCAAGCGAGCGGGTTTCACCCTGCCCAGCCCCATTCAATCAGCATTTGTTCCCGTCGCGCTGACGGGTCGCGATTGCATTGGCCAGGCACGCACTGGTACCGGAAAAACGGCGGCATTTGTGCTGCCTATTCTCGATCTCATCGATCTGGATGATCCGCGCACCCAGGCCCTTGTCCTGACGCCAACACGCGAACTCAGCCAGCAGGTTTCCAACGAAGTCGAACGACTGGCGTTCAAAAGCGCCGTCACGACCGCGTGCCTTGTCGGTGGCCGACCCATTCGGCAACAGATGAAGCAGTTGGAAGAGGGAGCCCAAGTCGTCATCGGCACACCCGGTCGCGTCATCGACCTGATGGGTCGACGGCTGCTGAAGATGCCCGACCTGAAAATTGTGGTTCTCGATGAAGCTGACCGGATGCTGGACATCGGGTTCCGACCCGACATCGAAAAGATCCTGCGTCAATGTCCGGAAGAGCGTCAGACGCTGCTACTCTCCGCGACACTGCCGTCACCCGTCGAACGGCTGGCCCGCCGCTACATGAAAGATCCCCAGCGGATCGATGTCTCGATTGCCAGCGTCTCGCACGACACGATTGACCAGTACTACGTGACGGTCGATCATCACCGCAAGTTCGGGGCACTCGTGCGGTTGCTCGTTCAAGAACGGCCGCAACAGGCAATCGTCTTCACACGCACCAAACGCGGAGCAGAAGAAGTTCACCGACGGTTTGCCGGTCGACTTCCCAAGATGGCATTTATCCACGGCGACCTCGCCCAAAGTGCCCGCGATCGCGTCATGCGTGAGTTTCGCGAAGGGGAAATTCGCCTGTTGATCGCGACCGATGTGATGGGCCGCGGAATCGACGTCAGCGGAATCTCGCACATCATCAACTACGACATCCCCGAGGATTGCGACGACTACGTGCACCGTATCGGACGCACGGGGCGACTCTCGTCGACGGAAGGCCAAGGCGCTGCGATCACGTTCGTCGCTCCGGATGAAGGTCAGCAGTTGACCAATGTCGAAATCCGGATCAACCAGATGCTGAACGCCTACCCCCTGACGGGCATCGACCCCGTCGAGAAGAAGCGCACCATCAAGCATGTCAGCGAACTTCCTCCGCCGATCGCGCGACATCACGTCGTTGACGAAGACGATTTCTGGTCGGTCGACTGA
- a CDS encoding diphosphate--fructose-6-phosphate 1-phosphotransferase gives MAKGNVLVGQSGGPTSVINSSLAGVVDGALKSKKIDRVFGMRYGIEGVLNDFLIDLGSESPDVLKGLRSTPGSALGSSRLKLKDEHFPAVLKQLKKYDIRYYFMIGGNDTMDTIHRVTKYANENGHEMVGVGVPKTVDNDLHGTDHTPGYPSAARYVALSVLQAGILARDMQKVDQFVVFQSIGRSAGWLPAAAACARIGGESAPHVLLLPERPFDRAAFLAAVAKAHKSHGFVSIVCGEGITNADGTPVSVSTTKDKFGNTEFGAMGGTSAAMVLHRIIADEFGWRGEFQVTESLPMCGADRGVKLDFDEAFACGQQAVKLAASGVGGVMVTMNRLNKPSEKYQMGFGTISLSEVANHERPMPNHFITKDGFGVTKAFLDYVTPLMGPLPTYASLAAKRAKP, from the coding sequence ATGGCGAAGGGTAACGTGTTGGTCGGTCAATCGGGTGGCCCGACTTCGGTCATTAACTCATCACTTGCAGGTGTCGTTGACGGCGCGCTCAAGTCCAAGAAAATCGACCGTGTCTTCGGGATGCGCTACGGCATCGAAGGCGTTCTAAACGATTTCCTGATCGACCTGGGCAGCGAATCCCCAGATGTCCTGAAAGGTCTGCGTTCGACGCCCGGCAGCGCGCTCGGTTCCAGCCGACTCAAGCTGAAGGACGAACATTTTCCCGCCGTGCTGAAACAACTTAAGAAGTACGACATCCGCTATTACTTCATGATTGGCGGTAACGACACGATGGACACGATCCATCGCGTCACCAAATACGCCAACGAGAACGGTCATGAAATGGTCGGTGTCGGCGTCCCAAAGACGGTCGACAACGATCTACACGGTACCGACCACACGCCCGGCTACCCCAGCGCCGCACGCTATGTCGCTCTCAGCGTCCTGCAGGCCGGAATCCTCGCTCGCGACATGCAGAAAGTCGATCAGTTCGTGGTCTTTCAGTCGATCGGTCGCAGCGCCGGATGGCTGCCTGCCGCCGCCGCCTGTGCCCGAATCGGCGGCGAATCGGCTCCTCATGTCTTGCTGCTGCCCGAACGGCCTTTCGACCGAGCGGCGTTCCTGGCGGCGGTCGCCAAAGCACACAAGAGCCACGGCTTCGTCAGCATCGTCTGCGGCGAAGGAATCACCAATGCCGACGGCACGCCCGTCAGCGTTTCGACCACCAAGGACAAATTCGGCAACACCGAATTCGGTGCGATGGGCGGTACCAGCGCGGCAATGGTCCTGCATCGGATCATCGCGGACGAATTCGGCTGGCGCGGTGAATTCCAGGTCACCGAGTCGCTGCCGATGTGCGGTGCCGATCGGGGCGTGAAGCTCGACTTCGACGAAGCGTTCGCCTGCGGGCAGCAGGCCGTTAAGCTGGCCGCCAGCGGTGTCGGTGGCGTCATGGTTACGATGAACCGATTGAACAAACCGAGCGAAAAGTACCAGATGGGGTTTGGTACCATTTCACTGAGTGAAGTCGCGAACCACGAGCGACCAATGCCCAATCATTTTATTACCAAAGATGGTTTTGGCGTGACCAAGGCGTTCCTCGATTATGTCACACCGCTCATGGGGCCACTGCCGACCTACGCCAGCCTGGCTGCCAAACGCGCCAAGCCGTAA
- a CDS encoding DUF1501 domain-containing protein: protein MLTFHGAAHQFCDRFARRDFLRIGGLAFGGLTLPGLLRAEHASGSLATGKSIINIYLPGGPTHLDLFDLKPKAPREFRGELSPIATNVPGLDICELMPRLARIGNQFSVVRSITGLRNEHAPFQSDSGWSELSLKNLGGRPGIGSVMSRLWGPSQTTEHGTAPTFVDLTGWTRSGFTGQINAGYRPDAQGRQNLSLNQNVSLERLDDRRALLEGLDRMQRSVDNSGMLSAIDSYTERAVGIVTSGQLAKALDIRQEDPRVVDRFAAKNNLGNDRFLLASRLIQAGVRCVSFSWGGWDTHGNNFVQMRRLVPALDQGMSALINDLEAHGALDNTIIMMSGEFGRTPRVNKTAGRDHWPRASFFFLAGGGLRHGQAIGATSKNGEEPIERPVHLQHVFHTVYQQLGIDPNTVVLNDPNGRPQYLLENRQVISELL, encoded by the coding sequence ATGCTCACGTTCCATGGAGCGGCGCACCAGTTCTGTGATCGGTTCGCGCGACGCGATTTTCTGCGAATCGGCGGACTGGCCTTCGGTGGTCTTACCCTGCCCGGCTTGCTGCGAGCAGAACATGCCTCGGGCAGTCTCGCCACCGGCAAGTCGATCATCAATATCTATCTGCCTGGCGGCCCCACACATCTGGACTTGTTCGACCTCAAGCCGAAGGCGCCCCGCGAATTCCGTGGAGAGCTTTCGCCGATCGCCACGAACGTTCCCGGTCTCGACATCTGTGAACTGATGCCACGCCTCGCGCGAATTGGAAATCAGTTCTCCGTGGTCCGGTCGATCACCGGTTTGCGAAATGAACATGCCCCGTTCCAAAGTGATTCCGGTTGGAGCGAACTGTCCCTGAAAAATCTGGGTGGACGACCGGGCATTGGTTCTGTCATGTCTAGACTGTGGGGCCCATCACAAACGACGGAACACGGCACGGCGCCGACCTTCGTCGATCTCACCGGATGGACCCGTTCCGGATTCACCGGGCAGATCAATGCCGGATATCGTCCGGATGCACAAGGACGCCAGAACCTCAGCTTGAACCAGAACGTGTCGCTCGAACGCCTCGACGATCGCCGAGCCCTGCTGGAAGGACTCGATCGGATGCAGCGAAGCGTCGACAATTCGGGCATGCTGTCCGCGATCGACAGTTACACCGAACGCGCGGTCGGAATTGTCACATCGGGGCAACTCGCCAAAGCCCTGGATATCCGCCAGGAAGACCCGCGCGTCGTCGATCGATTTGCCGCCAAGAATAATCTGGGTAACGATCGATTCCTGCTAGCCAGCCGCCTGATTCAAGCGGGTGTGCGTTGTGTCTCGTTTTCGTGGGGCGGCTGGGATACACACGGCAACAATTTCGTGCAAATGCGCCGGTTGGTTCCGGCACTGGATCAAGGAATGTCGGCACTGATCAACGATCTCGAGGCACACGGAGCTCTCGACAACACGATCATCATGATGTCGGGCGAATTTGGTCGAACTCCGCGTGTCAACAAGACAGCGGGCCGCGACCATTGGCCACGCGCGTCATTCTTCTTCCTGGCAGGTGGAGGCCTCCGGCATGGACAGGCGATCGGAGCCACGAGCAAGAACGGTGAAGAACCGATCGAACGCCCCGTCCATCTCCAGCACGTCTTCCACACCGTCTACCAGCAACTGGGCATCGACCCGAACACGGTCGTCCTGAACGACCCCAACGGCCGCCCTCAATACCTGCTCGAAAACCGACAAGTGATCTCCGAACTGCTGTAA
- the aroB gene encoding 3-dehydroquinate synthase, which translates to MNQNNDAIQVDLGPRSYEIPIVSHQLADCAKTFYDWWYVRDGMSSAFCSERPPLGSAWTQEKRRVDPPFALLITDANVAELHGKTVQKALIAAGWRCETEILPAGETSKSLEKISQVYNRLIDLNADRRTVIVAVGGGVVGDAAGFVAATYMRGLPFIQVPTTLLSAVDSSVGGKTGVNHTKAKNMIGAFYQPIGVFIDTTTMESLPDREYRAGLAEVVKYGVILDAGFFAYLEQNVEAINARQPDAVRHMIARSCRLKADVVEQDEHEKTGLRASLNYGHTFGHAFEALAGYGELLHGEAVAIGMIYASRLAERRGLIDASVTQRQIALLKALHLPTQLPCAIHFGTEEILGRMRLDKKSVSGRLRFILPSEIGKVQVYADIPESDVKLVLES; encoded by the coding sequence GTGAATCAGAACAACGACGCGATCCAGGTGGATCTCGGACCGCGCAGCTACGAGATCCCGATCGTCAGTCATCAGCTGGCCGATTGCGCCAAGACCTTCTACGACTGGTGGTACGTTCGCGACGGCATGTCGTCGGCATTCTGCAGCGAGCGGCCACCGCTGGGGAGCGCCTGGACCCAAGAGAAGCGTCGCGTCGATCCTCCGTTTGCCCTGCTGATCACCGATGCCAATGTGGCGGAACTGCATGGGAAGACGGTCCAGAAGGCTCTGATTGCGGCAGGGTGGCGCTGCGAAACAGAGATTCTTCCGGCCGGGGAAACGTCCAAATCGTTAGAGAAGATTTCGCAAGTCTATAACCGCCTGATCGACCTGAATGCCGATCGTCGCACCGTGATCGTGGCGGTCGGCGGCGGTGTCGTCGGCGATGCCGCGGGCTTCGTTGCAGCGACGTACATGCGGGGTCTGCCGTTTATTCAGGTCCCGACGACGTTGTTGTCGGCCGTTGACAGCTCTGTCGGTGGAAAGACAGGAGTCAATCACACGAAGGCCAAAAACATGATCGGGGCCTTCTATCAGCCGATCGGCGTCTTCATCGATACCACCACGATGGAATCGCTGCCGGATCGGGAATACCGCGCGGGACTGGCCGAAGTCGTCAAATATGGCGTAATCCTTGATGCCGGCTTTTTCGCGTATCTCGAACAGAACGTCGAGGCGATCAACGCGCGTCAGCCTGATGCCGTTCGACACATGATTGCCCGAAGTTGTCGCCTGAAAGCGGATGTTGTGGAACAGGACGAGCATGAAAAAACGGGGCTGCGCGCGTCGCTGAATTATGGCCACACGTTCGGTCACGCGTTCGAAGCGCTGGCGGGATATGGTGAACTGCTGCATGGTGAGGCCGTCGCGATCGGCATGATCTACGCCAGCCGACTTGCGGAACGTCGCGGCCTGATCGACGCGAGCGTCACTCAGCGGCAGATCGCACTGCTAAAGGCGTTGCATCTTCCGACTCAGCTTCCGTGTGCGATCCATTTCGGCACGGAAGAAATCCTGGGGCGAATGCGACTCGACAAAAAATCGGTCTCTGGCCGCCTGCGATTCATCCTGCCATCGGAAATCGGAAAAGTTCAGGTGTATGCCGATATTCCGGAATCTGATGTCAAATTGGTGCTGGAATCGTGA
- a CDS encoding tagaturonate epimerase family protein, whose protein sequence is MTQPCTTLGMTPSFGFGDRIGLATPGHVAAMKEAGAGIAGIFPQQSIREMTRTSRTPAQVMGDAMQAVEACGWDGPVGADADHLKTPADVDATSAVGFTFFTIDPSGYVDQKADDYSENLVREKFSALTTEVSWIDGYKGRNVTLSTGTTFELTDEACLRAGVKYGRAINQAVALADYIRTVQTAANRDYEIELSVDETDQPTTLAEHYIIADQCLSRGMKLVSLAPRFIGHFEKGVDFKGDLAALDRSLADHAAIAKSLGPYKLSLHSGSDKLSMYASLAKATGGCFHVKTAGTSYLEALRVVAKHDAPLFRRLIDFARDRYNIDRATYHVSATLHSAPTTAECPVISELEKHYLECWKGVPEGRGFTKPGRQILHCTFGSTLTDPTLGAAVKSLLAAHTESYTAVLREHFVRHLRSLKAGM, encoded by the coding sequence ATGACACAACCTTGTACAACATTAGGAATGACACCCAGTTTTGGGTTTGGCGATCGAATCGGCCTGGCGACTCCAGGACATGTGGCGGCGATGAAAGAAGCCGGTGCAGGGATTGCGGGGATTTTCCCACAGCAGTCAATTCGTGAAATGACACGGACCTCGCGGACGCCGGCTCAGGTGATGGGCGATGCGATGCAGGCGGTTGAGGCCTGTGGTTGGGACGGCCCGGTGGGCGCCGATGCCGACCATTTGAAAACCCCCGCCGACGTCGATGCCACGTCGGCCGTCGGGTTCACGTTCTTCACCATCGATCCGTCGGGATACGTCGATCAGAAGGCCGATGATTACAGCGAGAATCTGGTCCGCGAAAAGTTCTCGGCTTTGACGACGGAAGTCTCGTGGATTGATGGGTACAAAGGTCGCAACGTCACGCTGTCGACGGGAACCACATTCGAATTGACTGACGAGGCCTGTCTGCGTGCGGGCGTGAAGTACGGACGAGCCATCAATCAGGCGGTGGCATTGGCCGACTACATCCGCACGGTTCAGACCGCAGCGAATCGCGACTACGAAATTGAATTGAGCGTCGACGAAACCGATCAGCCGACGACGCTGGCCGAGCACTACATCATCGCGGATCAGTGTCTGTCGCGTGGGATGAAGCTGGTCAGCCTGGCGCCGCGATTCATCGGGCATTTTGAAAAAGGCGTTGATTTCAAAGGCGATCTGGCTGCGCTCGATCGATCACTGGCTGATCACGCCGCGATTGCCAAGTCGCTGGGGCCTTATAAGCTGAGCCTTCATTCCGGGTCGGACAAGCTGTCGATGTACGCCTCTTTGGCGAAGGCCACGGGTGGATGCTTTCATGTCAAAACTGCCGGCACCAGTTATCTGGAAGCACTGCGAGTCGTCGCGAAGCACGACGCCCCTCTCTTTCGTCGTTTGATCGACTTCGCGCGCGACCGCTACAACATCGATCGCGCGACGTATCACGTCTCGGCCACCTTGCATTCGGCCCCGACGACGGCAGAGTGTCCGGTGATCAGCGAACTCGAAAAGCACTACCTTGAGTGCTGGAAGGGTGTTCCCGAAGGTCGCGGATTCACGAAACCCGGACGCCAGATCCTGCACTGCACGTTCGGTTCAACACTAACTGATCCGACGCTTGGAGCGGCAGTGAAAAGTCTGCTTGCCGCACACACGGAAAGTTATACCGCCGTCCTTCGCGAGCACTTCGTGCGGCACCTGCGAAGTTTGAAGGCCGGAATGTAA
- a CDS encoding sugar phosphate isomerase/epimerase family protein → MKFAICHELFENWDWKRQCEFIAELGYTGIELAPFTQAPRITDVSGERRRELRAQAEDYGLQICGLHWLLAKTEGLHLTTNDKATRDATAKYLIALGQACADFGGTFMVFGSPAQRNLQPGVTREQAYENAAEVFRTALPAFADRGVKIAMEPLTPLETNFVNTCGEAVELIERVGHPNFVLHQDVKAMLSEPTPIPELIKKYAPITGHFHVNDDNLLGPGMGRTDYHPIVKALLETNYSGWVSVEVFDYKPGAELIARESINYMRRILDEVSRGE, encoded by the coding sequence ATGAAGTTCGCGATTTGCCACGAATTGTTTGAGAACTGGGATTGGAAGCGGCAATGTGAATTCATTGCCGAGCTGGGATATACGGGAATCGAGCTGGCTCCGTTTACGCAGGCCCCGCGTATCACCGATGTCTCTGGCGAGCGACGTCGGGAACTGCGGGCTCAGGCGGAAGATTACGGACTACAGATTTGCGGTCTGCACTGGCTGCTGGCAAAGACCGAAGGCCTGCATCTCACCACGAACGATAAGGCCACGCGGGATGCGACGGCGAAATATCTGATCGCTCTGGGGCAGGCCTGTGCGGATTTTGGAGGCACCTTCATGGTGTTCGGATCACCCGCGCAGCGGAACCTGCAGCCTGGCGTCACGCGTGAACAGGCGTATGAGAACGCTGCGGAAGTGTTCCGAACCGCACTGCCGGCCTTCGCGGATCGTGGCGTCAAAATCGCCATGGAACCGCTGACGCCATTGGAAACAAATTTCGTCAATACCTGCGGCGAAGCGGTCGAATTGATCGAACGCGTCGGGCACCCGAACTTTGTGCTGCATCAAGATGTCAAAGCGATGCTCAGTGAACCGACGCCGATTCCAGAACTAATCAAGAAGTACGCGCCGATCACCGGCCATTTTCACGTGAACGACGACAATCTGCTCGGGCCTGGAATGGGCCGCACCGATTATCATCCGATCGTAAAGGCCCTGCTGGAAACCAACTATTCCGGCTGGGTCAGCGTGGAAGTGTTCGACTACAAGCCGGGTGCGGAATTGATCGCACGGGAAAGTATCAACTACATGCGTCGTATTCTGGACGAAGTCAGCCGAGGCGAGTGA
- a CDS encoding peptide chain release factor-like protein gives MTEQITHPAAQPVELLLRDCEIRHERRRGPGGQHRNKTESAVVIRHLPTGIEGQAAERRSQFDNHRNAVKRLRLNLAVDVRTAHLADAAPTPLWRSRCHEGKIGVNAEHEDYPTMLAEAMDVVHARQCHLPGSAEQLSCTSSQLIKFLKKEPRAFLWLNEERRKLGLPKLD, from the coding sequence ATGACTGAACAAATCACACACCCCGCCGCCCAGCCAGTCGAACTGCTCTTACGCGATTGTGAGATTCGCCACGAACGCCGACGCGGACCGGGTGGTCAGCATCGCAATAAGACCGAATCCGCCGTGGTCATCCGTCACCTGCCGACCGGAATCGAAGGACAGGCAGCCGAGCGACGAAGCCAATTCGACAATCATCGGAACGCCGTGAAACGCTTGCGACTGAATCTGGCCGTCGACGTTCGTACCGCTCACCTGGCAGACGCCGCACCGACACCGCTTTGGCGTTCACGATGCCACGAGGGCAAAATCGGGGTGAATGCCGAGCACGAGGACTATCCGACGATGCTGGCCGAAGCAATGGATGTCGTTCATGCGCGGCAATGCCATCTGCCCGGCAGCGCCGAACAACTGAGCTGCACCTCATCACAGCTCATCAAGTTTCTCAAGAAGGAACCTCGCGCGTTCCTCTGGCTGAACGAAGAACGGCGCAAGCTGGGTCTGCCGAAATTGGATTAA